In a single window of the Bradyrhizobium erythrophlei genome:
- a CDS encoding TonB-dependent receptor, producing the protein MNKAKTPRSLRSSAAMNSVSEKFDNCSGRKVSAVAGLMAVASFSGAEAQQSNLPPVTVDAPVARPRPAATAPTPDQVRARNALRRAARRTQPARTAAVPFPNVGSLSADRDPYADAAAPYKVDHLQASGKFPEPLLNTPKTVTVLSKEVLADENATSLKQAVLNTAGVTLGTGEGGNAFGDRFFVRGFDTRNDVFIDGVRDSGVSVRENFFTEQIEILRGPGSSFAGRGTTGGAINIVTKQATTEKSFYNMDTTYASDNTKRVTLDVNQVISPTLAVRAGGLFQDAGVEGRSFITDDRGGGFVALTWKPVDAVKVTADYVHTDIHGLPDFGVPYLRTGPTNAAGQYTTTAGGPAPDFGVNRDNFYGFVNRDFFEVHQDIATVNTEVKITPDLTFSDKVRGSESLLNYIGTIPESANPVANTLTANTLSRYQPTDVVANQSEFTYKFDTGNWHHTAVAGVEVSRETSSIDTYSGLSSEAIGAAFNSSGAPTNVSITNPQYTFAPFSTTPTLTGRPTQIAIDTTSGYLLDSANYRDLVILNGGIRLDDYGIKASGYGTSNGIANTFGSQAAQFDMPNFNLGLTLKPLPMTSVYVAYATSSDPVGSEFDGTSAAYGGLAPVINGNSNQIFGPMKNTAIEVGNKWELLDRHLLLTGALFQTNVTNARESVNVTSTANQTAACPYNTSIGGTQPCISAGAAYQIRGIDLEVTGKITDKWSVFGGLVLMKSEVTKSLVPPADPAFYTTNVGLPLANIANQSFSLLSKYQIDDRWEVGGQAVYRSAMYGGTLLAANQGTSLPSFWRFDTFAEAKIDKNWTAKLFVNNIFNKLYYTAMYQSSAPFTLEAPGRTVAVVISARY; encoded by the coding sequence ATGAATAAGGCAAAGACACCGAGGTCGCTGCGTTCAAGCGCGGCGATGAACTCGGTCAGCGAAAAGTTCGACAACTGTTCCGGTCGAAAGGTCTCGGCGGTCGCCGGTCTGATGGCGGTCGCCTCGTTTTCCGGCGCCGAAGCGCAGCAATCGAACCTGCCGCCGGTGACGGTCGATGCTCCGGTGGCGCGCCCGCGCCCGGCCGCGACGGCACCCACGCCGGACCAGGTCCGGGCGCGCAATGCGCTTCGGCGCGCAGCCCGACGCACCCAACCGGCGCGGACCGCGGCGGTGCCGTTTCCCAACGTCGGCAGCCTGAGCGCCGACCGCGATCCCTACGCGGATGCGGCTGCGCCCTACAAGGTCGATCATCTGCAGGCATCGGGCAAATTCCCCGAGCCGCTGTTGAATACGCCGAAGACCGTGACCGTGCTCAGCAAGGAAGTGCTGGCGGACGAGAACGCCACCTCGTTGAAGCAGGCGGTGCTGAACACCGCCGGCGTGACGCTGGGGACGGGGGAGGGCGGCAACGCCTTCGGCGACCGCTTCTTCGTCCGCGGCTTCGACACCCGCAATGACGTGTTCATCGACGGCGTCCGCGATTCCGGCGTCAGCGTCCGCGAGAACTTCTTCACCGAGCAGATCGAGATCCTGCGCGGGCCCGGCTCGTCGTTTGCCGGCCGCGGCACGACGGGAGGTGCGATCAATATCGTCACCAAGCAGGCGACCACCGAAAAATCATTCTACAACATGGACACGACGTACGCGAGCGACAACACCAAGCGCGTCACGCTCGACGTCAACCAGGTGATCAGCCCGACGTTGGCCGTTCGCGCCGGCGGCCTGTTCCAGGATGCGGGCGTTGAAGGCCGAAGCTTTATCACTGACGATCGCGGTGGCGGCTTTGTGGCTTTGACCTGGAAGCCGGTCGATGCGGTGAAGGTGACCGCGGACTACGTTCACACCGATATCCACGGATTGCCGGACTTTGGCGTGCCGTACCTCCGGACGGGACCCACCAACGCCGCCGGTCAATATACGACCACCGCCGGCGGCCCGGCCCCGGATTTTGGCGTCAATCGCGACAATTTCTACGGCTTCGTCAACCGCGATTTCTTCGAGGTCCATCAGGATATCGCCACGGTCAACACCGAAGTAAAGATCACTCCCGATTTGACCTTTAGCGACAAGGTTCGAGGCTCGGAGTCGTTGCTGAATTACATCGGCACGATTCCGGAGTCAGCCAACCCTGTGGCGAACACGCTGACCGCCAACACGCTGAGCCGCTATCAGCCGACGGACGTCGTCGCCAACCAGAGCGAGTTCACGTACAAGTTCGATACCGGTAACTGGCACCACACCGCGGTCGCCGGCGTCGAGGTCTCGCGCGAAACTTCCAGCATCGATACATATAGCGGGCTAAGCTCAGAGGCAATTGGTGCCGCGTTCAACAGCAGCGGGGCGCCAACCAACGTCAGCATCACCAATCCGCAATACACATTCGCGCCGTTCTCGACGACGCCCACGCTCACGGGGAGGCCGACGCAAATCGCGATCGATACGACGAGCGGCTATCTGCTCGATTCCGCCAATTACCGCGATTTGGTGATCCTCAATGGCGGCATCCGCTTGGACGACTACGGCATCAAAGCCAGCGGTTACGGCACATCGAATGGGATCGCGAACACCTTCGGCTCGCAGGCCGCGCAGTTTGATATGCCGAACTTCAATCTGGGCCTCACGCTGAAGCCGCTGCCGATGACCAGCGTCTATGTTGCCTACGCCACGTCGTCTGATCCGGTGGGCTCCGAATTCGACGGCACCAGCGCAGCCTATGGCGGACTCGCGCCGGTCATCAACGGCAACTCGAACCAGATATTTGGGCCGATGAAGAACACCGCGATCGAGGTTGGCAACAAATGGGAGTTGCTTGACCGCCATTTGCTCCTGACCGGCGCGCTGTTCCAGACCAATGTCACCAATGCGCGTGAGTCGGTGAACGTAACCTCAACAGCAAACCAGACGGCAGCTTGCCCCTATAATACGTCGATAGGGGGTACGCAGCCTTGCATCAGCGCCGGCGCAGCCTATCAGATCCGCGGCATCGATCTCGAAGTTACCGGCAAGATCACGGACAAATGGAGCGTGTTCGGCGGCCTCGTGCTGATGAAGTCGGAGGTGACGAAGTCGCTGGTCCCCCCGGCCGACCCCGCCTTTTACACGACAAACGTCGGCCTGCCGCTGGCCAACATCGCTAATCAGTCGTTCAGCCTGCTCAGCAAATATCAGATCGACGACCGGTGGGAGGTTGGCGGACAGGCCGTCTATCGTTCCGCGATGTACGGCGGCACCTTGCTTGCCGCAAACCAGGGCACGTCGCTGCCGAGCTTCTGGCGCTTCGATACCTTCGCGGAGGCGAAGATCGACAAGAACTGGACCGCGAAGCTGTTCGTCAACAACATCTTCAACAAGCTCTATTACACCGCGATGTATCAAAGTTCGGCGCCGTTCACTCTGGAAGCGCCTGGCCGCACCGTGGCGGTGGTGATTTCAGCGAGGTACTGA
- a CDS encoding Fe2+-dependent dioxygenase — protein sequence MLICVPDVLSKTDVADFRRIMDGCAWEDGRSTAGAQSALVKSNEQLPPDSEIARKLGNRVVSALTANPRFIAAAVPLHIFPPLFNRYAADDGHHFGIHVDNAVRGDRLTGLRIRTDLSVTLFLSEPDEYDGGELVIEDNYGSHDVKLGAGDLVLYPASSLHMVTPVTRGMRVASFFWLQSMIRDAHARSLIFDLDTAIQALVERLGRDDPETVKLTGIYHNLIRCWAEV from the coding sequence ATGCTGATCTGCGTCCCCGATGTGCTGAGCAAAACCGATGTGGCGGATTTCCGCCGCATCATGGACGGCTGCGCCTGGGAAGACGGCCGCTCGACCGCGGGTGCGCAATCGGCGCTGGTGAAAAGCAACGAGCAATTGCCGCCGGACAGCGAAATCGCGCGCAAGCTCGGCAACCGCGTCGTTTCGGCGCTGACGGCCAATCCGAGGTTCATCGCGGCGGCGGTGCCGCTGCATATCTTTCCTCCGCTGTTCAACCGCTACGCCGCCGACGACGGCCATCATTTCGGCATCCACGTCGACAACGCGGTGCGCGGCGATCGTCTGACGGGATTGCGCATCCGGACCGATCTGTCGGTCACGCTGTTTCTGTCCGAACCGGACGAATATGACGGTGGCGAGTTGGTGATCGAAGACAACTACGGTTCCCACGACGTCAAGCTTGGGGCCGGGGACCTCGTGCTTTATCCGGCGTCCAGTCTGCACATGGTCACGCCGGTCACGCGCGGCATGCGGGTTGCGTCTTTTTTCTGGCTGCAAAGCATGATCCGGGACGCTCATGCGCGCAGCCTGATTTTTGATCTCGACACCGCTATCCAGGCGTTGGTGGAACGGCTCGGGCGCGACGACCCTGAAACGGTCAAATTGACCGGTATTTATCACAACCTGATCCGCTGCTGGGCCGAAGTATGA
- the exbB gene encoding tonB-system energizer ExbB has protein sequence MNLSPFRATYIVMAALSMLSLVSPSFAQQNAAPAPPPAAALSQAPASPAQAVLPAPATAPPAVAPSAPPPDATATPVDANSRSLKSATSGLRELSPWSMFLSADILVKAVMIGLAFASLVTWTIFIAKMIELSVVQRKLRTALRKISDSRSLAEAQFALGAKESVLSALLAAAMREARLSAGISSDSGIKERAGSSFAEIVRAEARRIRLGMGLLATIGATSPFVGLFGTVWGIMNSFIGISKSQTTNLAVVAPGIAEALLATAFGLVAAIPAVIIYNHFSRVTKGYLELVGRSSGAAGRLLSRDLDRTHGGAHSRAAE, from the coding sequence ATGAATCTGTCACCTTTCCGAGCGACCTATATTGTGATGGCCGCGCTGTCGATGCTGTCGCTGGTCTCGCCTTCATTCGCGCAACAGAACGCGGCCCCCGCGCCACCGCCGGCTGCCGCATTGTCGCAAGCGCCGGCGAGCCCGGCTCAGGCAGTGTTGCCGGCTCCGGCTACCGCGCCGCCGGCTGTCGCTCCATCCGCTCCGCCGCCCGACGCAACCGCGACTCCTGTCGATGCCAACAGCCGGTCGCTGAAGTCGGCGACATCCGGGCTGCGCGAGCTGTCGCCCTGGTCGATGTTCCTGTCGGCCGATATCCTGGTCAAGGCGGTCATGATCGGACTGGCCTTCGCTTCGCTGGTAACGTGGACGATCTTCATCGCCAAGATGATCGAGCTGTCGGTGGTCCAGCGCAAACTCCGCACAGCCCTCCGCAAGATCAGCGACTCAAGATCGCTGGCCGAGGCGCAGTTCGCGCTGGGCGCGAAGGAAAGCGTGTTGTCGGCGCTATTGGCCGCGGCGATGCGCGAGGCGCGGCTGTCGGCCGGAATTTCCAGCGACAGCGGCATCAAGGAACGGGCGGGGTCGAGCTTTGCCGAGATCGTGCGCGCCGAAGCCCGCCGGATCAGGCTCGGCATGGGACTGCTCGCGACCATCGGCGCGACGTCGCCGTTCGTCGGGCTGTTCGGTACGGTGTGGGGCATCATGAACAGTTTTATCGGGATCTCGAAATCGCAGACCACCAATCTTGCCGTGGTCGCGCCGGGTATCGCCGAGGCGCTGCTCGCCACTGCCTTCGGCCTGGTCGCGGCGATCCCTGCCGTGATCATCTACAATCATTTCTCGCGGGTGACCAAAGGCTACCTCGAACTGGTCGGCCGGTCGTCGGGCGCGGCGGGGCGGTTGCTGTCGCGCGATCTCGATCGCACCCATGGCGGCGCACATTCGCGCGCGGCGGAGTAG
- the exbD gene encoding TonB system transport protein ExbD, with translation MGASIADTDLDDDNDFGEAHEINVTPFIDVILVLLIIFMVAAPLSTVDLPIDLPSSTATPQKKPDKPTYVSIKPDLAVAIGENPVKRVDLVRSLDAMADASKDRFIFLRADRAVPYGELMAVLEILRAGGYTKIKLVALEGVPDSALPPSTTENPKP, from the coding sequence ATGGGCGCCTCGATCGCGGATACCGACCTCGATGACGACAACGATTTCGGCGAAGCGCACGAGATCAACGTCACGCCGTTCATCGACGTTATCCTCGTTCTCCTGATCATTTTCATGGTCGCGGCGCCGCTGTCGACCGTCGATCTTCCGATCGATCTGCCGTCATCGACCGCGACCCCGCAGAAGAAGCCGGACAAGCCGACCTATGTCAGCATCAAGCCCGATCTCGCGGTGGCGATCGGAGAAAACCCGGTCAAGCGGGTCGATCTGGTTCGCTCGCTCGACGCGATGGCCGATGCCAGCAAGGATCGCTTCATCTTCCTGCGCGCCGACCGCGCCGTGCCGTATGGCGAACTGATGGCCGTGCTGGAAATCTTGCGTGCGGGGGGCTACACGAAAATCAAGCTGGTGGCACTGGAAGGTGTGCCGGATAGCGCGTTGCCGCCTTCGACGACCGAAAATCCAAAACCGTGA
- a CDS encoding cell envelope integrity protein TolA, with product MSDLDLERKPSRRLWILAGLAALALHLGGGALAVAHLQADDPDDPLGAPAIEIGMEMMSPHLEATDLPPGPDTDASIASPAIAEQKAELKQTELPKDVPAETEDPDRVVTPNDSDKPKEDDTKIATVQTSASTESVAAEATATPSTEAIQEGPRSVAPAQGTGESAQRVRATWQKELIAHLDKHKRYPAERSQKNAQILVSFALDRMGHVLSASIVKGSGDPAFDQAALAMVRRSDPVPQPPPLVADEGLNFTLPVIFRVKNHG from the coding sequence ATGTCCGACCTCGACCTCGAACGAAAGCCCTCCCGGCGGCTGTGGATTCTCGCGGGGCTGGCCGCGCTTGCGCTTCATCTTGGCGGCGGCGCCCTGGCGGTGGCGCACCTGCAGGCCGACGATCCCGATGATCCCTTGGGTGCGCCGGCGATCGAGATCGGGATGGAAATGATGTCACCGCATCTCGAGGCGACCGATCTGCCGCCGGGGCCGGACACCGATGCTTCCATTGCGTCGCCCGCGATCGCCGAGCAGAAGGCCGAGCTCAAGCAGACCGAACTGCCGAAGGACGTGCCGGCCGAGACCGAGGATCCGGATCGGGTGGTAACGCCGAACGATTCCGACAAGCCCAAGGAAGACGATACCAAAATCGCCACCGTGCAAACCTCGGCCTCGACGGAATCGGTCGCGGCCGAGGCGACCGCGACGCCGAGCACCGAGGCCATTCAGGAAGGGCCGCGCTCGGTCGCTCCCGCCCAGGGCACCGGCGAAAGCGCGCAACGCGTGCGGGCGACCTGGCAGAAGGAACTGATCGCACACCTCGACAAGCACAAGCGCTATCCGGCGGAGCGCTCGCAAAAGAACGCACAGATTCTGGTCAGCTTCGCGCTGGATCGGATGGGCCATGTTCTCTCGGCCAGCATCGTCAAGGGATCGGGCGACCCGGCCTTCGATCAGGCCGCGCTGGCGATGGTGCGGCGCTCCGATCCGGTGCCCCAGCCGCCGCCGCTGGTCGCCGACGAAGGATTGAATTTTACGCTTCCGGTGATCTTCCGGGTCAAGAACCACGGCTGA
- a CDS encoding site-2 protease family protein — protein sequence MNITLYDLSVWVLPLVIAITFHEAAHGFVAHHFGDNTAWERGRVTFNPLKHIDPFGTLLLPALLLFAHSPFLFGYAKPVPVNFRALRSPRIDMVWVALAGPATNIILALVAATAFHALPYVPAGAAQWIADNLKNALVINVVLAIFNMLPIPPLDGGRVAVGLLPNVLAIPLARLEPYGMLILIGILILLPLAGSQLGLNLDVISVILRTLTGYVLRLLLVVTGNM from the coding sequence GTGAATATCACCCTCTACGACCTGTCGGTTTGGGTATTGCCGCTCGTCATCGCCATCACCTTCCACGAGGCCGCCCACGGCTTTGTGGCGCACCATTTCGGCGACAACACCGCCTGGGAACGGGGCCGCGTCACCTTCAACCCGCTCAAGCATATCGATCCGTTCGGGACCCTGCTGTTGCCGGCGTTGCTGCTCTTCGCCCACTCACCATTCCTGTTCGGCTACGCCAAGCCGGTGCCGGTGAACTTTCGCGCCCTTCGCAGTCCCCGCATCGACATGGTCTGGGTGGCGCTGGCCGGACCTGCCACCAATATCATCCTGGCTTTGGTCGCGGCGACGGCATTTCACGCGCTGCCCTACGTCCCAGCCGGTGCTGCGCAATGGATTGCCGACAACCTGAAAAACGCCCTTGTCATCAATGTCGTGCTGGCGATCTTCAATATGCTGCCGATCCCGCCGCTGGACGGCGGCCGGGTCGCCGTCGGCCTGCTGCCCAACGTGCTCGCTATCCCGCTGGCCCGGCTGGAGCCGTACGGAATGCTGATCCTGATCGGCATCCTGATCCTGCTTCCGCTGGCCGGTTCTCAACTCGGTCTAAATCTTGATGTTATTTCGGTGATACTGCGAACATTGACCGGCTATGTGCTCCGGTTGCTTCTTGTGGTAACCGGCAACATGTAG
- a CDS encoding GFA family protein, translated as MTREGGCLCGAVRFKAEGEPINVRICHCRNCQKAMGSPFFARALFNQNALTVAGNTSRYASSEAIDRVFCTTCGTRLFSWRTNGTVAGVALAVFDDRNAFAPTEHIWVAEKMAWVKLEDGLVQYPGTVPP; from the coding sequence ATGACCCGGGAAGGCGGATGCCTGTGCGGCGCGGTGCGGTTCAAGGCGGAGGGCGAACCGATCAATGTCCGCATCTGCCATTGCCGCAACTGCCAGAAGGCGATGGGATCGCCGTTCTTTGCCCGCGCGCTGTTCAACCAGAACGCACTGACGGTTGCAGGCAACACGTCCCGCTATGCCTCGTCGGAGGCCATCGACCGGGTTTTCTGCACAACCTGCGGCACACGGCTGTTTTCCTGGCGAACCAACGGCACGGTAGCGGGCGTTGCCCTTGCCGTCTTCGACGACCGCAACGCCTTCGCACCCACCGAGCACATCTGGGTCGCGGAAAAGATGGCCTGGGTGAAGCTCGAGGACGGCTTGGTGCAATATCCGGGGACGGTGCCCCCTTGA
- a CDS encoding SDR family NAD(P)-dependent oxidoreductase: MNKIDLNGRCAVVTGGAQGFGRAITERFVSSGARVAIWDHDQPFAEKTAKEIGNGVTAFKVDVSDLAAVEKTRDATLAAFGKIDILVNNAGIAGINKTVWETDLEEWRKVLRINLDGPFICCKAIVPSMVKQNYGRIVNIASIAGKEGNPNAAHYSASKAGLIALTKSLGKELAGYEIAVNAVTPAAARTAIFDQMTQQHIDFMLSKIPKGRFVLVEELAAMVAWLASEDCAFSTGAVFDISGGRATY; the protein is encoded by the coding sequence ATGAACAAGATCGATCTAAACGGCCGCTGCGCGGTTGTCACCGGCGGCGCGCAGGGTTTTGGACGCGCTATTACAGAACGTTTTGTCAGTTCCGGTGCGCGCGTCGCGATCTGGGATCATGACCAGCCATTCGCCGAGAAGACCGCAAAGGAAATCGGCAACGGCGTCACCGCGTTCAAGGTCGATGTGTCAGATCTTGCCGCGGTCGAAAAGACCCGAGATGCGACGCTTGCCGCATTCGGAAAGATCGACATTCTCGTCAACAACGCCGGCATCGCCGGGATCAACAAGACGGTCTGGGAGACCGACCTCGAGGAATGGCGCAAGGTGCTGCGCATCAACCTCGACGGGCCCTTCATCTGCTGCAAGGCGATCGTGCCGTCGATGGTCAAACAGAATTACGGCCGCATCGTCAACATCGCCTCGATCGCCGGCAAGGAGGGCAACCCCAATGCCGCGCATTACTCCGCCTCGAAGGCCGGCCTGATCGCATTGACGAAATCGCTCGGCAAGGAGCTCGCCGGTTACGAAATCGCCGTCAACGCGGTAACGCCGGCCGCGGCCAGGACCGCGATCTTCGACCAGATGACGCAGCAGCATATCGACTTCATGCTGTCGAAGATTCCGAAAGGACGTTTTGTCCTGGTCGAAGAACTGGCGGCGATGGTGGCGTGGCTGGCGTCGGAAGATTGCGCGTTCTCCACTGGCGCCGTGTTCGATATTTCCGGCGGCCGCGCGACGTATTAA